The nucleotide window TTTCCCAGCGAGTGGGAAGACCGGGTTACAACCTAACTGTAGACCCAACTGTATTGTTTCCATTCAACTTGTTTTCCCAGCGAGTGGGAAGTAATGCCGAAATAAAGTTTGGTGGCCAATTCCGTGGAGAGTTTCCATTCAACTTGTTTTCCCAGCGAGTGGGAAGAGTTCGCTGAGGACGCCTTACGGAGACTGGGTTTCAGCGCCCGAATCGACACACCTCGCTAAAACTCTAACATATCCCGCCTAAATTGAGCCAGACACAGCCCTCAAACCCGCTCCCTGTAAGGCATCGACACACCTCAACGAAAAACATAGGGTTTCAGCGATTTGCCGAGGTGTGTCGATTGGTCGATTTCGCCGCTATCTTATTCACGTTTCAAGGTTCAGTTAATTTAGCATTTCATCGAGATTATATCATTAATTGCCAGCCAGAGAAAACCCGAACATCCCGTTATTGAACATCGAGGACAATTTATGGCTGATACCAATGGTGAATTGGAAAAACCTAACCCCCCAGCCCCCTTCCCAACCCCCCTCATTCCCCCCTGCGAGGAGGGAGGACAGAGGATGCTTCGCTTTTATTGCACGGAAGGGGGAGCATCAAAGCCCCTCCAAATAAGAAATATACAGCAGTTTACTCTGCTCTGCGGTACATTGTCGATCCCCCTAAATCCCCCTTAAAAAGGGGGACTTTGATCTACTGTACTTTATTACAGTGCAAAGCGCTATAACGGTTAGCGGCGGCTTGAATAGCATTTTGGTGTTTTTCTACTAATTCGGGGGGTGAGATAAATTGGCTGCATCCAATATGACGGTAAACCCAACGGCAGAATTCCGGGAGTGAACGACGGGGCAGTTTGATACTATAGTCGATGTACTCTTGTCCATCTTGGTCTTTTTTGGATGTAATTTTTTGGTTGTTATGGCGACATTCGCCTTCTCGGATAAATTGAGTGCATGGGGGGAAGAATCGCACGGTGATCCGTTCAAAGGATTCCTGGTTTTTTCGCTCGTTGTATTGTTCTTCTGGGGTTCCCAGATTTATTCCCCATCCGGTTTTAAAGAGTTTCTGGGCGAGTTTGAGACTCTCGAATTGGGCGTTTTGTCCTCGTCCTGGGGAATGAAGGATTTTACAGTAATTTTTTAACCGATCAAGTCGTTCGACTTCTAGGTGCTGGATTTCGTCGGGTTGGTATAAATTCGGATTGCTGGCGGTTTCGTAGAGTAAATACCAAGCAATGTCATGATAGAACAATTGTAGGGGGTAAATCTGTAAGTATCCGATGTTGTTGTGGTACGGTTCTCGGAGGCGATAAAGTTCGATTAATTGACCTGTCGCGATCGCGTCCTCAATCCTGTCTAAGCAGTGAAACAAGGTGTGGCGAGTTGTGCCTTTTTCCGCCATGACTTCGGGGTCAGTTTGGATAATCGGGCGATTCATATAGGCGCGGACAGGATAGGATATATCGGTGTTTCCGTCTAGTTCTAATCCCCGTAGTCGCTTTTCTAGGGTGTAGTAGATCTTGCGGATTTGGGGATCACCTTGATACATGGCTTGGGAGTGGAGGGCGTTGAAGGCGACTTTGAGTTCGTCTCGATTCATGACTCCGGTTCCCAGGTAGTAGCCCCAGCGATATTTTCTGTGGTCTAGTATGCCGTAATTTCGCAGGGTTTCTAAGTCTTTGCGGAGGGTACCGATTGATGGGTAGCGATCGGGATATGAAATACCCAGGGATTTAGCTACCTGGCGAATTTGGCTTTGGAGGGGGGTTAAGGCGTTGTGATGAGTGCGGTTTGGGGTGTGTTCTAAAGGTTGGCGACTCCCGACGCCGGGATGCTGGATCAGCGTAGCGATGAGGATTAAGAGTCTCTCGAAGGAAGTGCGATCGATGTAACGGTGGGGTAAATAACTGTAACTAAATCTTTGGACAGAGTTTGACATTGTTGAACACCTTGTCCCAAGCGTTGTTGTGTTATGATGACCCCCAGAGCGAAAACCAAGCTAAAAAAATTAGGGCTTGAGATCCCATAACAAAGTAGAGACGCGCCATGGCGCGTCTCTACAAAAGTAGCGCACCTGTAATAAGGCGGTTAAGAAATCCAGCAACCTTAATGGCGCTGAAAATAACGGAGTAAAGCAGCGAAGTTTCTCAAATTACGACAATTACAGTCTTTGAGTAGGGCGAGTTTCGTCCGATTTTAAGCCTGTGGACTGGGAAGGTGCCGACACCACCAGGGTAAAGCAGGAAGCAATCCGGATGATGTCTAACAATATCCAATGTTGTCTAGCTTTGTCCAAGTGTTGTAGAACGGTTGGGGTTTCTTGGGCATGGGCGACTGTCCAAGGTTGGTTTTATCCCTACATGATAATAAACCCTGGCAAGACCAGGGGTTTTTTGTTTGTTCAACTTGTTTTCCCAGCGAGTGGGAAGGGTGCAATAGTCGGAGGTTTACCTCTCCCAGAAGAGTTTCCATTCAACTTGTTTTCCCAGCGAGTGGGAAGAGTGTGGAAATCTTTCAAAACCTCTTCCTGATTCAAAAGAAGGTTTCCATTCAACTTGTTTTCCCAGCGAGTGGGAAGTGTGATTTACGAAAGCCTCGAATAGTTAAGTTAAAGTTTCCATTCAACTTGTTTTCCCAGCGAGTGGGAAGCACAAGTAGCACAAGAAATTGCACTTCACAGTTTCCATTCAACTTGTTTTCCCAGCGAGTGGGAAGGCGTTGAAGAAGGCTTGGAGTTACTATTCCGTCTGATTGAGTTTCCATTCAACTTGTTTTCCCAGCGAGTGGGAAGTGGAGAGCAAGGGTATTTCAATGAAATTCAGGTCATGTTTCCATTCAACTTGTTTTCCCAGCGAGTGGGAAGGTTTTTGCAAATTTTAGTTAGTTAGTTAGGAGGTATGTTTCCATTCAACTTGTTTTCCCAGCGAGTGGGAAGAGTGTTCAATTTTTGAGGAAGAAAAGAGTAGTCTTGTTTCCATTCAACTTGTTTTCCCAGCGAGTGGGAAGAGTTCGCTGAGGACGCCTTACGGAGACTGGGTTTCAGCCGCCGAATCGACACACCTCGCTAAAACTCTAACATATCCTGCCTAAATTGAGCCAGACACAGCCCTCAAACCCGCTCCCTGTAAGGCATCGACACACCTCAACGAAAAACATAGGGTTTCAGCGATTGGGCGAGGTGTGTCGATTAGTTGATTTCGCCGCTATCTTATTCACTTTTCAAGGTTCAGTTAATTTAGCGTTTGATCGAGATTATATCATTAATTGCCAGCCTGAGAAAAGCGGGTAATTTTGCTGACTTTTGGTCGGAATCTGGAAAACCTCTCTCCATCCCCCCTAACCCCCCTTTGAAAGGGGGGAATGGGGAGAGAGGCTTTGAATTCTTTCCCTTCTGTGGCAAAAAGCGAAGCATCTGCTGACTTGATTAAATCGGGCGCACGTCGGTCATCCGTGTCAACTTAATGTGAAAAACTAATGCTGGTAATATTTTAAGCTGTGTCTATCTACTCCTCGACATTTCCCCCTCATCCCCTAACCCCTTCTCCCTTGAAACAAAAGCGATAGCATCCTCTGTCCTCCCCCCTCTTGTAGGGGGGAACGAGGGGGGTGGGAGAAGGGGAACCGGATTTTCTTGCTCCCCTCTTGCTCTCCTCTTGCTCCCCTCTTGCTCCCCTCTTACTCCCCTCTTACTCCCCTCTCCCAAGCTTGGGAGAGGGGCTGGGGGTGAGGGCTGGGAGAGGGACTGGGGGTGAGGGGTTAACCTTAAGTTGACCGCAATACACATCGGTGCGCCCCGACGTTTTTTGTGTGGGTTCGCCTTGAGTAAATGCTAAGATGATTTAATCCGCATCGCGTCTGCCACACCTTGCAGCCTCTCTGTTAACTTCGGCTCAGTAAATGGCAAACCACACAGACGAATCGCCGCCATAAATTGCGGTTTCACCTCAGTCTGATACGCCTGGATAACCGATATATCCCTCTCTTGATTCCCTAATAAATACTTGACCACATCCTCCGGCTTCATTCCTTGCAAATTATGCATCAATTGGTTGCGGATATCATCATCATGTTCTCCCGCTTCGTTCTTCTGAATACATGACCAGTGCAATACCTTCCACGGCTGGAAATCTGACCGGAGATGACGCAGCCATTTGAGCATAAATTCATTCTTGCCGATTTGGTTGGGTTGACGCTTGAATCGGTTGTCATCAATGGGAAACTGTAATTGCTTTAATGTCTCTAGCTTCAGCGTCTTAATCGTTTTATTCACTTCTTCCTTACTCGAACCCGATACAGACCAATAATGCTTCAAGTCATCCGTAGAAACAAACTGTAAC belongs to Coleofasciculus chthonoplastes PCC 7420 and includes:
- a CDS encoding helix-turn-helix transcriptional regulator, whose amino-acid sequence is MSNSVQRFSYSYLPHRYIDRTSFERLLILIATLIQHPGVGSRQPLEHTPNRTHHNALTPLQSQIRQVAKSLGISYPDRYPSIGTLRKDLETLRNYGILDHRKYRWGYYLGTGVMNRDELKVAFNALHSQAMYQGDPQIRKIYYTLEKRLRGLELDGNTDISYPVRAYMNRPIIQTDPEVMAEKGTTRHTLFHCLDRIEDAIATGQLIELYRLREPYHNNIGYLQIYPLQLFYHDIAWYLLYETASNPNLYQPDEIQHLEVERLDRLKNYCKILHSPGRGQNAQFESLKLAQKLFKTGWGINLGTPEEQYNERKNQESFERITVRFFPPCTQFIREGECRHNNQKITSKKDQDGQEYIDYSIKLPRRSLPEFCRWVYRHIGCSQFISPPELVEKHQNAIQAAANRYSALHCNKVQ